The DNA region ttaTATCCTATCATTCCATATAAAACATGTGTTTGGTGCTCTGGTTACCTTTTCTCGATAGAAAACCTGAAGATGATGGCTTATGTCTTAGTACAAAGGTTGACCTTCATTGCAAAATACACATTATCAAAAAATAGAGAATGCCATTAGGTTTGGCTCTCATTCTCAAATTCTGCTGATGTTCACATGCAAGAATTCATCCTGTTCTGCACTGTCTTGttgctttaaaaaaaacttctgaTTGACTGACTTTTCAATTCTTGAGATGGAACTTTAAAGCCCCGTTACTTTTTGTGCTCTTGTTACAGTTTTACTTGCTTCATGGCAAATCTCTCCTAAGTTGGTCCATATCTATCATCAGGGTAGGTAGTGTATGTATTTATCTATGGGGATCTATGCGTACAATCATCATATCAACGATAAAAAAAGGGCAGCctggtgcatgaagctcccgccaaTGCGGGGTCAAGGGTCTATTATACTCATCCTTACCCTAATTTGTAAGGGGCTGATTCCGAACAATCATCATATCCAACTAATACCCTAAAAATCTTGAGAATTTCTCTACCAATTTTTATCTTAAGACTTTTGGAGCTTTTTTCCCcataaaattcattttttttttaatacgaGCCTCTCACAAGTAGGATACCTAGGTATTTAAAGGAGAAGGCTTTTTGTCAGGAACCAATTTGTGTATGCTTATGTAAATGCCAAATGTCTAACTTATCAACTTTGACCTTCCGATATGTTCTGCTTTTGTAGACATGGATAAGTTGGCCTGGAGAGAAGATCtcttctctcctcattttatgtTTTGATCGGTCTTTTGTTCAAACTGCAAAAAGCCTAGCCTGTTTTCTATCACTACCTCTAATGAGTTGGTAGGCTCCTATTTTCTGTTCTCAAGCTTGTTATGAATGTAGATCAAGGTGCAGAAAGTATATCTGGTAGTAAGATTTGATGTATCTGTCAAAGGTCAACACCAACTGGTTGAATCTCAAAACATCATTCTAACTCATTTGACCAAAATATGTAAATTGATTCCTTTTATAGCAGCTTCATCTTTTGGAGAATTGGTTGTTGGTTACAAATTCAAATCATTAGCATTAGAATTTGAGATATTTTTCTCACTGATTTCCCCTTTCTATTTCCATGGTTATTGGCCTAGTGCTCCCATTGTCATTTACATGAGGACTTATTTGTGGCAACTTAACTATTCAGTTCTTATCTCTTGGAGTTTGTCTAAGGTCAAGTTGGACAaaaacttaaccaagttgtcctTGAGGTGGTTGTAAAACCATAAATTTGACTTATGATATCTTAGGTAAATTGGATCTTTTCTTTCCAGCTTATACATTTCCAACAAATTATTGTCCAGTCAAATCTCTAGTACAACTTAGATTGAAAGTTAATTTTGCAGGAGATATGTGAGCCATAGACCTAAGTAGCTCGACATCATGATGGTCACTTCAGCCTCATTTATTGATAGAATTTTCATACAATTCTTTCATGAAGCCTAGAATTAGGTCCAATTTGATTAACATTGTTACAACACGGTCCAATGGGAAAACTAACTCTATCAATCTGAAAGGATGTGGCACAAAAATGTTTACATGTACATGGTTGAACAACTACTAAGTCTTATGGCCATTGTgctgcatttttttttttgttttgtttaaagATAATGAATGTGGTTGAAAGCCTCATGAAAGCATATGGTATTCCCCACATTATTATATGATCTAAAGAGGGAACTGTTATCAGTCACTAGTAGTCCTTATTCTGTCTTTGTAACCCTGTTTGATCTCCTTTCTGTTTCATTACAGTCTCATCTTCCTTTTTCTCTATTCTTTTGTTAAAGATGGCATAGTCTCAGTGTAAATTCCATCTCCATCTTCATCAATCACACAACATATTTAGTAGATTGTTTTCTTGTTTAGTTTTTTTGTCTTACGGTGTTGGTACATTAAGGTCTCATTTTGCtaagatattttttttacctGAGATTTTTTAAATTGTCTCTTCAAGCATATTCATGATATTTTGCAGCTGTAATATATAGTTTCTCACATAGAAAGGTAAACATCTAATTTAATTCCATTACTTTTGTACAGGTTCCTTTAAGCCATATACCTGATTCTGTTTACAAGACTTCAGTTGATTGGCTTGCACTAAAATCCCCTGAAGCTTTGTCTGACTTCGTTTTATGGTGTCTCGATGGCATCTTTTCTGACTTGGCGAGTCAGCTACCTGCAGTTAAGGGCTTAAAAAAATCTGTTCAGCCAACTGCACCAAAGGCTCTGGTAACATTCAGCTATATTTTTCCATGTCTTCTCCACTTTGTCATACATGTGCTGGTAGAACTATGGATGAATGTGATTATCCACAGAATAGATGATCCATGATTATTTTACCCATTTACCCTCCAAAATGAATTGCCAGTCTTagtaaatgagtttttaaatgtGACTATTATCTGAATCAATTTTCTATTGGACCTCTCAGCCAGAGCACCAATTTTCTATATGAGAGCTAAGGGGTAAGTTGGTAGTAAAGCTTGTCACGATATTGAGTATTATGATCAAAATCTTGGCGTGTACCTCTTGGATGCGAAGCAAAATTGTGAGCTTGGTCCACTTGGAGGTGGAAATAAAATGACAAGCAGAAGAGTAACattattattgataatgcttGTATATAAATGTTAGAGAGATATGGAGTATTTTGGTTTGGATAAAAAAGTAGTCTaaatactattttttaaaattttttatgaatgattattttcagtgatttgataGTGTACTTCACTAGTTACATTAACTTAGGCAACGTAGCTTAACAATATAGCttcatatttttttgaaaatagaatAAAGGGTCATTTTAGCCAAGATTTTGCATGAATCTCTGAGCCTGTATCTTCACTAATTATGTTTTTCGATGTGTGTTTTTCCTCTTGCAGTCTCTTCCAGTCTTAAACAATACTGTTTCCAAATACCTATTTACCCTTTCAAACAATTAAATTGCATTTCTTTACTAAATTAAAGTTGCATATATATCCTTCAAAAATATCATCTCTCATAAATACCATTTTCTTGAATTGAACTTGTGTTAATGATGTTCAGttaatattacatacctaaatgtcattataattttatctattgtttaatttcattttctcctctccctatttcattttttattttattttattttaatcattGTTTTCTGTATCAACATGTCATTCCTAAATTTTCAAATGTCACCGCAAATATTAactaaagggcagcccggtgcacgaagctcccgtcatgcagggtcccggggaaggatctattgtatacaaccttatcctgctttttgtaacaggctgtttccaggattcgaacccgtgactttTTGATCAtatagcaacaactttaccgttgcgccaaggctccctccCCTTCACAAATATTAactatattaaagaaaattaattagAATACTGATAATTGATCAAATTCAATGCCATttcatatatatttaaaaattaaaggaGAAAATTCTCAATTTAAATTGTATAAATACTATTTCATGAATGAAGGATGACATATTTGCATGATTTATGTTTTACAAATGGTATATttgcaaaattaaattttgagatgGTAAATATGCAAACATAGTTTGTCTGTAAGGATATATGTGCAGTTTTTCTTTAAATTTCGATAGTCTTAATCGACAAACTGTATGCAAAATCAGGATTCTGTATCCTTTATGCACTAGCTTTTTAACAGAAAGGTATGGAAGTTTTTGTTTAGTCATGAGATAAACGTAAAACAATATAGCCTTCCTGGGAAGTTTTGATTGTCAGTTGTAGTTCATTTTCCTGAATTTTTGTTCACAATGTTTTATATTGGAGAACTATTTTGAATTTTGTAAGCTATATTTTGTCAAccaaattgtacttttatctggACTGGTGCCATTGTTAGTTCCACTGAATTCTTGTTATTGCCATCATATTATGTATTTCTATTGTCATATGATGCAAATATACAATGAAACCTGCAGGCTGCAATATTTGTCGTGCTAGCAATGACCTTGAGACGGAAGCCTGACATACTTATAAGCCTTTTGCCCAAACTAAGAGATGATCAAAAATATCAAGGACAAGAAAAACTGCCGGTTATTGTCTGGGTCACTGCACAGGTAAGTTGTTACCCTCCAGGATTGCTTCTTCATCTAAGTGGTTCACTATGACCACTGCTTTTAAGCTGAGATgatgttatcttttgataggctTCTCAAGGAGATCTAGTTGTCGGCATGTATGTCTGGTCACATTACCTATTTTCTGTGGTTTGTGGAAAATCAAATGTGAACCCACAGTCTAGGGACTTGGTGCTGCAATTGATTGAAAGGTCTGCCTTCAGACAATGATGATACCATATCCTTCCATTTTTATTGCTtcgagtattaagatactttttTGGTTCGAATGCAGGATTCTCTCAGGACCAAAAGCTCGAACTATTCTGTCAAATGGCGCTGTTAGGAAGGGGGAGCGCATAGTTCCACCTGCTGCACTTGATTTGCTCATGAGAGTGACATTTCCTGCTTCTACAGCTCGGGTCAAGGTTGGTTTATTTCCATGAAAAATATCTCCATCTAGCACAGAATTTTATGATGAGTTCCTAACATTTGTTGCTGCAGGCCACTGAAAGATTCGAGGTGATGTATCCTACCCTAAAAGAGCTGGCTCTCGCTGGGTCTGCTGGTTCAAAAACCACAAAGCAAGCATCACAACAACTTTTACCTTTTGCTATCCAAGCGATTCAAGAAAGTATAATTTAAATGTTGCATTGTTATGTTCTAGGATGATGTTTCATAGTATGGCTGTACTTTAACATGAAACCTAAATACAGATAATCCTGAACTAACAAAGGAAGCTTCAGATTTATTCATCTGGTGTTTGACTCAGAATGCTGAGTGCTACAAACAGTGGGTGAGTTCTTATTCAAATGTTCTATCTTCATAGCTTTTCTTATCTTGATAAACCTTCTGACTGCTTTAACTGTTTTATTATGTAGGAAAAACTTTATCTGGAGAAGATTGATGAAACAATTGTTGTTCTTCGGAAACTCTCCACTGAATGGAGAAACTACTCAGGCAAAATTTCTCCTGACACTCTTAAAGTGACACTTAAGCATTTAAGGGCTAAAGTAAGTAACtacaatctaatatattttttgtttGTCTGCATTTTTAGTTGTTAGAAGCTCATGGTTCTTAGATTTCCATTCTTGACATCTATTGTTATCTGTGGGCTTATATCTGAATCTGCTCAGGTTTAGTTACACAGTATTTTTACACATTTAGTTGCTAAGAggttttttctcctttttttcctGTTAAAGAATGAAGAGGCCTTGTCGAGAAACACGGATCCCAACAAAGTAACATCCATCAAAGAAGCAGATAAGTACTGCAAGACTCTTTTGGGGAAGTTAACACGTAAATTTGGCTGCGTGAAGGGTAGTGTTTTCATTCTTGTTCTTGGAATTGGAGTCTATGTCGCCATTTCACCAAGCGCAGAGTTAATCAACTGGGAAAACCTTAATTGGGAGAAACTTCAGCTGTTGTTCAGTTCTCTTCAATCCTCTTAGAACAACTTTGAGCTTAACCTAATTTCGCCAACAAAGGAGATGGTTCAAGAAAGCATATGTTGTCGGTAAATTAAAGAGAATAATTGTGTTTTTTCATCTCCCCTAGAGAACCATCTGAAATTGCTCCATCCCTGGCAGAAAGCTGCCTCTTTAATCTGTTTAAAGGTCTAGTTAGTTGTGGCTCCATAGAGACTGAAGTTTGTGTATCTTTTTGGACTAGACTAAACGTGAAGCATGAGACATTGTTTTGTAAATCATGCTTTTGCTTGATGGTAATTTTTCCTGTTCCAGAATGTTTTAAATTAATAGTTTGAGTTTGTTGGTTGAGGTTATGTTGATTACATAGAATGATGCATTTCTTAAGCTTCGTATTTCAATTTTTCATGTGATGGTCTAAATCATCTGGCTCATGTTTTGGTTTAATTCAATACTAACGAGTAACGAAACCTTTTTTGATGATTTTTCTTTTTACCAAAAGTATAATTTCTTATTCCTCAGTCCTCACATCAGAGGGAAAGAAAGCACAAGTTACTAACAGCAATTTCTAATGTAAGGTAAACACAACAATTTGTTCACTCGTATTTAATATAAGGTAATCCAACTATATATTATTATGATATTGGCGATAgtcaaatatataaaaattaagtttgttaaatattttttgatttgctagatataatataaaataaatctaaatgttATAATTATTCACTCATATTTAAtataagataatttaatttttctaccctataacctctaaaaacaatatttatagaaaataataaatactaaaaaaaattataattcaataTACACCACAATCACATATACAAAGTACTCATACTATCTCGGACTAATGGTTGAATGATTAAACTTTTCCATGGATAATTAAGGATCTAAAATTTGAATTACACCTAcgatatattataatttttttttccttaagtGATAAGCGGACTTAAGAATACTGAATGAGCCtctatttatgataaaaaaatttcatagaaTCGAATCGATTATCTCAAAAATTGGATACTTGGATTATCTACCGAAAGAAAATACTCATAGCAAAATCTAAATATATTCTAAAAATCTTATAACTATAGATTTTGGtacatttatataaaattatattactaataatttaaaattctttaattttattatattaattaatatttttattttctcttacatttttttttactttaataaaATTAACTATTTTAACAAACTATAAGATTTATTACTCATCTTTAAACCTATACATAatctattttacttttattttttttatcatagagTGCACTATATATCTACTTGCTTTTATTATATTTTAGGTAATTTTACATACAATCCCTATTGGCAAATAAatctttgcatgcagtccctatctatgaaaatctttgttttcactctccagtcaaatatatttacctaattacccatgatatttttaggtataaaaagtttaaaaatcagtataaatcctcttaaattcaatatattaaattagaatctagtatattttttatcaaattgagtacgattcttttttcacctcaaaatatactcgattttagtttttaatgtgttgaatttaataggaattatactcatttttagactatttgtaccgaaaaatatgagggttaatttcgatagaaaatatactcgatcctagtatagagtgctggattctagtgtaaagtactgaatttaacagaaattatacttgtttttagactttttaaaattaaaaaaataagaggaacaattttgatagaaaatatacttaattttaatataaaatgctgactttaagaaaaattatactcgtttttggactttttttattcaattttggactttttgtacctaaaaaatctaaGAGACAATTTAGGTAACAATATTTGCACGAGGGAGTTGAAATAAGTAATACTttacatgcagggagtggaaataaagttttttaGACATGGAGATTACATGCAAAGTTAACATTATGATTgaaaatttttctctaatttaccgttatatttttataatttttttatcttttaaaataactTCATTCATTCATCTCGATCTCTTTtataaaagtttatttaatttattttttataatttttatatttagatacgtacttaaatatttttcacgATATTTACAATCTAATTTAATCTATTTATTTAAaacatttctatttttttattaaatagaaGTTTTTTATAATATACAAAAAATGATGACATTGTGGCAAAACTCAATGCTTATTGCAATTTTGCCCCTCTCCGTTCGTCCTCGCGACGTACCAAATCACATTGACGATTCTCGCCGATCTCAATCTTGTTTTCTAGAAGAGGATTTCGTTCCTTCCAATCCATTTTCCGTCAACTGGATCGGTGGGTTTCCTTTCATATAATCTCTGTTTGGATGCGGGTTTGAGGATTTGGGCTGCGGAGCTGAGTAGGTGGAAACCCTAAGATCAAGATGAAGCCTTCTGCCGGGGAGATCAAGATCTCGGAGAGCGCCAAGAGGCTCGATGTTGACAATCGTATCTCCCTCAGTTTCTACTATCGGATAGCCCATAATCTTCTCAGACAGGTTGTAATTCTATTCGTTTTTTTGATACTACTGTTTTGTTAATCTTA from Zingiber officinale cultivar Zhangliang chromosome 4B, Zo_v1.1, whole genome shotgun sequence includes:
- the LOC121976946 gene encoding uncharacterized protein LOC121976946 — translated: MEDTLDSSLLLDGGAATASAPSHGWQKVTYSKRQRKPQAQAEPERPRHANGLPDRSHVFDSVEQKARERRRAIEAAAAAAAEAEAGDAARSRPAPASSDEDDDEDGAARAPENGIPAPKKEKPKKVKKPKVTVDEAAAKIDDTDLASFLAEISVTYESQQDIQLMRFADFFARSFTSVSVSQFPWFKIFKESPLEKIVDVPLSHIPDSVYKTSVDWLALKSPEALSDFVLWCLDGIFSDLASQLPAVKGLKKSVQPTAPKALAAIFVVLAMTLRRKPDILISLLPKLRDDQKYQGQEKLPVIVWVTAQASQGDLVVGMYVWSHYLFSVVCGKSNVNPQSRDLVLQLIERILSGPKARTILSNGAVRKGERIVPPAALDLLMRVTFPASTARVKATERFEVMYPTLKELALAGSAGSKTTKQASQQLLPFAIQAIQENNPELTKEASDLFIWCLTQNAECYKQWEKLYLEKIDETIVVLRKLSTEWRNYSGKISPDTLKVTLKHLRAKNEEALSRNTDPNKVTSIKEADKYCKTLLGKLTRKFGCVKGSVFILVLGIGVYVAISPSAELINWENLNWEKLQLLFSSLQSS